From the genome of Frateuria soli:
TGCTGACCCTGGGCGGCTGGGACGGCGTCTACCTCACCGGCGGCCTGCTACCGATCCTGTTGCCGTGGCTGCAGCGCGGCGGCTTCCGCCAGCGCTTCGAGGCCAAGGGGCGCTTCAGCGACACCATGCGCCAGGTGCCCACCATCGCCGTGCTGCACCCGGAACCGGGCCTGCTCGGCGCCGCCGCGCTGGCGGTGATGGAAGCGGGCCGGCCGTTGCTGCCGAGGCCGTAGACATCGCGTAGCGGGCCCACCTGTACCCTCGCCGGGAACCGAGGAGGATACCGATGACCCGTCCGCGTACCGCTTTCCTGTTCGACCTCGACGGCACGCTGGTCGACAGCGTCTACCAGCACGTGCTGGCGTGGAAGGAGGCGCTCGACCGCGAGGGCATCGAGCTGGCGGTGTGGCGCATCCATCGCAAGATCGGCATGAGCGGCGGGCTGTTCACCCGCATCCTGCTGCGCGAGACCGGCATCGAGATCACCGAGGAGCGGGTCGCGCGGTTGCGCCGCTGGCATGCGGAGGCATTCTCGCGCCGTGCCGAGGCCGGCGGCGTACGACCGTTGCCGGGCGCGCGTGAACTGCTGGCCTGGCTGACCGAGGCCGGCCTGCCGTGGGCGATCGCCACCAGCGGCCGCATGCAGACCGCCGCGCACAACCTCGAAGCACTGGGTGTCGACCCGGCGAAGGTGCCGGTGATCACGCGCGACGACGTGCGCCACGCCAAGCCCGACCCCGACCTGTTCCTGGCAGCCGCCGACCGCCTGGGCGTGGACATCCAGCATGCGCTGGTGCTGGGCGACAGCATCTGGGACATGCTGGCCGCGCAACGCTGCCGCGCCCTCGGCGTCGGCCTGCTCTCCGGCGGCTACGGCCAGGAGGAGCTGGAGCGCGCGGGCGCTTTCCGCGTGTACGAGGAGCCGGCCGATCTGCTGCGCCACATCGACGAGATCGCCGCGCGCGACTGAACATCGCGCGCCACGGTGCCACGCCGACGTCATGTAGCGTGGGCTTCAACCCACCATTTCCCAGAAGAGCGGTGGGCCTGAAGCCCACCCTACGTAGCGAACCTCAGCCTGGCGCGAGCAGTGCGTCCAGGTCGTCCTGGTCGAAGCTGAGCTTTTCGCGCGTGCCGCCGCCTTCGAGCACGGCCTCGGCCAGTTCGGCCTTGCGCGCCTTCAGTTCCTCGATGCGTTCCTCGACGGTGTCGGCGGTGATCAGGCGGAACACGAACACCGGCTTGTCCTGGCCGATGCGGTGCGCGCGGTCGGAGGCCTGCGCCTCGGCGGCCGGATTCCACCACGGGTCGTAGTGGATCACGGTGTCGGCCGCGGTGAGGTTGAGCCCCACGCCGCCGGCCTTGAGCGAAAGCAGGAACAGCGGCACGTCGCCGTCCTGGAACCGCTGCACCGGCGCGGCGCGGTCGCGCGTCTCGCCGGTCAGCATCACGTAGCGGATGCGCTTGCGGTCCAGCTCGGCCGCGATCAGCTTGAGCATCTCGGTGAATTGCGAGAACAGCAGCACCTTGCGGCCCTCGGCGAGCAGCGCCGGGAGCATGTCCATCAGCAACTCGAACTTGGCCGATTCGCGCACGCCGCGCGCGGCCTCGAGCTTGACCAGGCGCGGGTCACAGCACACCTGGCGCAGCTTGAGCAGTGCGTCGAGCACGACGATGCCCGAGTGCGCGATACCGCGCTGCGCAATCACCTCGCGCAGCTCTTCGGCCAAGGTCAGGCGCAGGCTTTCGTACAGCTCGCGCTGGCGGCCGTCGAGCACCACGCGACGGGTGATTTCGGTCTTGGGCGGCAGTTCGGAAGCCACCTGCGCCTTGGTGCGACGGAGGATGAAGGGCGCCAGGCGCCGGTTGAGGCGCGCCTGGCAATCCTCGTCGCGCTGCTTCTCGATCGGCACGCGATAGTGGCGGCGGAAGGCGCCCTCGTCGCCGAGCAGGCCGGGCACCGCCAGGTCGATCTGCGACCACAGCTCGCCCAGGTGGTTTTCCAGCGGCGTGCCGGTCAGGCAGATGCAGCGCGGCGCGCGCAGGCTGAGCACGGCGCGGCGAGCCTGCGTGCGCGGGTTCTTCACCTGCTGCGCCTCGTCCAGCACGATCAGCGCGAACGGCTGCTTGCGCAAGGTGACGACGTCGCGCGGCAGCAGTGCGTAGCTGGTCAGCACGATGTCCTGCGCCCCCAGTTGCGAGAAATCGCCGCTGCGCTGCGGACCGTGCAACGCGAGCACCGTGAGGTCGGGCGCGAAGCGGGCGATCTCCGATTGCCAGTTCGGAATCAGGCTGGTCGGTACCACCACCAGCGCCGGTTGTGGCAGCGCGCCGCGCTGCTTGAGCGCGAGCAGGTGGGTGATCAGCTGCAGCGTTTTCCCCAGGCCCATGTCGTCGGCGAGCACGCCGCCGACACCGGCCTCGGCCAGCGCGTTCAGCCAGCGCAGGCCTTCGCGCTGGTATGGCCGCAGTTCGACCGTGACCCCCTCCGGGACCACATCGCTGGCTCGCTCGGCGGCATCGCGCAGGCGCGCGGTGAAGCCGCGCAGCGCCTCCGGTGCGCGTAGCTCGCCGCCGCTGGGGAGTGCCTCGACCAGTTCCTCCAGGCGGCCGGCCTGCACGCGCGGCAGGTGCAGCTTCTTCTTCGGGCGCTCGAGGTACTCGGCCAGCGGCGCGAGCAGGCCACGCAATTCCTTCAGGCGTACCGGTACGCGGCGGCGCTCGTCGACCGGTGCGTACCAGACGGCATCCTCGGGCTCGTTCGGCGCCGGGCTCAGGTTCAACTGGTGCTCGGCCAGCGCCTGCGCCACCGCGGGCAGCAGGTTGTGGCGCTTGCCCTCGACCTCGATGCCGATCTCCAGGTCGAACGCGTGGTCGTCGGCATCCTCGGTCGCGTTGCCGTACCACCGAACCGGGCCTTCGAGCACCTCGAACGGGAAGCTCGGCGCGTAGTCGAGCTGGAAGCCCTCGGCCTCGAGCTTGCCGCGCAGCGCCAGCCAGCGCGCGGGGGTGTTCACTTCCAGCGCGCCGGCGTAGCCCTTGCCGGGGAACAGCCAGGCGTCTTCGGGCAGGGTGTCGGCCAGGTCCCAGGGCAGGCCTTCGGTGTCCACGCCCGGTGTCAGGCCGGCGCGTTCGAGCTGCTCCATCGCGGAGAGTTCTTCCGCGCGCCGGCGGATGATCTCGACCAGGTGGCCGTTGCGCACCCGGCGTACCAGCGGCTCGCCGCCGCGGCCGGGCAGGCGCTCGCCGGCGTAGTCGAAGGCCAGCCGCGCGTAGGCCAGCGGCGGGGTGCCCGCGGCCAGGCGGGCGTGGCGGGTCAGTGCGT
Proteins encoded in this window:
- a CDS encoding HAD family hydrolase, with amino-acid sequence MTRPRTAFLFDLDGTLVDSVYQHVLAWKEALDREGIELAVWRIHRKIGMSGGLFTRILLRETGIEITEERVARLRRWHAEAFSRRAEAGGVRPLPGARELLAWLTEAGLPWAIATSGRMQTAAHNLEALGVDPAKVPVITRDDVRHAKPDPDLFLAAADRLGVDIQHALVLGDSIWDMLAAQRCRALGVGLLSGGYGQEELERAGAFRVYEEPADLLRHIDEIAARD
- a CDS encoding DEAD/DEAH box helicase; the encoded protein is MQQPDEKQPADRAPPAEDVTAGGLPPAWRRLFKPVAAPATETQVLGFFLEVMPEDGAAWAHLDVAPVALGMAEPGRYVRPVPLDSRHLAQAPLQPHEQHLAAALLGLPQNVRKGRTYVRLAGHIGDALLAQMLDTAPCFLGGLAGLRLSRGKAHPLHWHWHLEQDGSQRLLPTLGHNQRLLRLDCLWYLDAERATLGLLEADKRESHWLDLPPLKHEAGRPLLRALKNSPLGQRLPAPQVFDELRRAELAPKPVLTLHALTRHARLAAGTPPLAYARLAFDYAGERLPGRGGEPLVRRVRNGHLVEIIRRRAEELSAMEQLERAGLTPGVDTEGLPWDLADTLPEDAWLFPGKGYAGALEVNTPARWLALRGKLEAEGFQLDYAPSFPFEVLEGPVRWYGNATEDADDHAFDLEIGIEVEGKRHNLLPAVAQALAEHQLNLSPAPNEPEDAVWYAPVDERRRVPVRLKELRGLLAPLAEYLERPKKKLHLPRVQAGRLEELVEALPSGGELRAPEALRGFTARLRDAAERASDVVPEGVTVELRPYQREGLRWLNALAEAGVGGVLADDMGLGKTLQLITHLLALKQRGALPQPALVVVPTSLIPNWQSEIARFAPDLTVLALHGPQRSGDFSQLGAQDIVLTSYALLPRDVVTLRKQPFALIVLDEAQQVKNPRTQARRAVLSLRAPRCICLTGTPLENHLGELWSQIDLAVPGLLGDEGAFRRHYRVPIEKQRDEDCQARLNRRLAPFILRRTKAQVASELPPKTEITRRVVLDGRQRELYESLRLTLAEELREVIAQRGIAHSGIVVLDALLKLRQVCCDPRLVKLEAARGVRESAKFELLMDMLPALLAEGRKVLLFSQFTEMLKLIAAELDRKRIRYVMLTGETRDRAAPVQRFQDGDVPLFLLSLKAGGVGLNLTAADTVIHYDPWWNPAAEAQASDRAHRIGQDKPVFVFRLITADTVEERIEELKARKAELAEAVLEGGGTREKLSFDQDDLDALLAPG